Proteins encoded together in one Anaerococcus murdochii window:
- the glmM gene encoding phosphoglucosamine mutase produces MKYFGTDGFRGEANKNLNVYHAFKIGRFIGDYFSTKNNGHGKILIGKDTRRSSYMFEDALSAGITSSGSNAHLLHVTPTPSVSYITRTEDFDCGIMITASHNPYHDNGIKIINNNGEKMEDEFLYKLEEYIDSDIKDIELAVGEDIGRTVDYIGGRNRYIAYLIQTVTKSFEGIKVGLDCANGAAFTIAKPVYDALGADTFVINAEPNGFNINRDAGSTHIDGLRKYVVENKLDLGFAFDGDCDRCIAVDNEGNIIDGDSILYILANFMKKDGALDSNTVVTTVMSNIGLYKAFDELGIKYEKTDVGDKNVHDRMYEKDIELGGEQSGHIIIKKFANTGDGILTSLKIMEAMIESKSDLKSLVRDLKIYPQVLINVKVKDKNTVLDNEYVKASVEKIEKELEDSGRVLVRKSGTEPLIRVMVEAETEEIANQSAMEIVNTIKENGLCLD; encoded by the coding sequence ATGAAATATTTTGGTACAGACGGATTTAGGGGAGAGGCTAATAAAAACCTTAATGTTTACCATGCTTTTAAGATTGGTAGATTCATTGGGGATTATTTTTCAACAAAGAATAATGGCCACGGGAAAATCCTTATCGGCAAAGATACAAGAAGGTCTTCTTACATGTTTGAAGATGCCTTATCAGCTGGTATTACCTCATCAGGTTCAAATGCCCATCTATTACACGTTACACCAACTCCTTCAGTTTCATATATAACAAGGACAGAAGATTTTGATTGTGGAATTATGATTACAGCCAGCCACAATCCTTACCACGATAATGGTATTAAGATCATAAATAATAATGGCGAGAAAATGGAAGATGAATTCCTATATAAGCTCGAAGAATATATAGATAGCGACATAAAAGATATTGAACTTGCTGTTGGCGAAGACATAGGAAGGACAGTTGACTATATTGGAGGTCGTAATAGGTATATTGCTTACCTTATTCAAACAGTAACCAAATCTTTTGAGGGAATAAAGGTTGGCCTTGACTGTGCAAATGGAGCTGCCTTTACAATAGCAAAACCAGTTTATGATGCCCTAGGTGCTGACACCTTTGTAATTAATGCTGAACCAAATGGATTTAATATCAATAGGGACGCAGGATCTACTCATATAGATGGCCTAAGAAAATATGTAGTCGAAAATAAACTAGACCTAGGCTTTGCCTTTGACGGCGATTGCGATAGGTGTATTGCAGTTGACAATGAAGGTAACATTATAGATGGTGATTCTATTCTTTATATCCTAGCAAACTTTATGAAAAAAGACGGTGCTCTTGATTCAAATACTGTTGTTACAACTGTTATGTCAAATATCGGTCTTTATAAGGCCTTTGATGAGCTTGGAATAAAATATGAAAAGACAGATGTTGGCGATAAAAATGTCCACGACCGCATGTATGAAAAAGATATAGAACTTGGTGGCGAGCAATCAGGCCACATTATTATCAAGAAATTTGCCAATACAGGTGACGGCATTCTTACATCATTAAAGATAATGGAAGCTATGATTGAATCTAAAAGTGACCTTAAGAGCTTGGTTCGTGACCTAAAAATATATCCACAAGTTCTAATTAATGTTAAAGTTAAGGATAAAAATACTGTTTTAGATAATGAGTATGTTAAGGCAAGTGTGGAAAAAATTGAAAAAGAACTTGAAGATTCAGGTAGAGTTTTAGTACGTAAGTCAGGCACTGAGCCACTTATTAGAGTTATGGTAGAAGCGGAAACTGAAGAGATTGCAAACCAATCTGCTATGGAAATTGTAAATACTATTAAAGAAAACGGCCTTTGCCTTGATTAG
- a CDS encoding aspartate 1-decarboxylase (aspartate alpha-decarboxylase), which produces MIRDCKSGRVIDIRESFLIVKGKVYAKESYIAFDTSKLKAYPPIVYYDREDEYLGSFEEEGLYEFSDIEDDLLSYSDYCFSNHDLDDLRDLLVRKREEFIKKLIK; this is translated from the coding sequence TTGATTAGAGATTGTAAAAGTGGAAGGGTCATAGATATAAGGGAAAGTTTCCTTATAGTAAAGGGAAAAGTCTACGCCAAGGAGTCTTATATTGCCTTTGACACATCAAAGCTTAAGGCTTATCCGCCTATCGTGTATTACGATAGGGAAGACGAATACCTTGGAAGCTTTGAAGAAGAGGGGCTTTATGAGTTTTCTGACATAGAAGATGATCTTTTATCTTATAGTGATTATTGCTTTTCCAACCATGATTTAGATGATCTAAGGGACTTACTTGTTAGAAAAAGAGAAGAATTTATAAAAAAACTTATAAAATAA
- the rpmG gene encoding 50S ribosomal protein L33, producing the protein MRVKVKLECTECKNRNYDTTKNKTNHSERIELKKYCPFCKKHTVHKETR; encoded by the coding sequence ATGAGAGTAAAAGTTAAATTAGAATGCACAGAATGCAAAAACAGAAACTATGATACAACAAAGAACAAAACAAATCATAGTGAGAGAATTGAGCTTAAAAAATACTGCCCATTCTGCAAAAAACACACAGTTCATAAAGAAACAAGGTAG
- the secE gene encoding preprotein translocase subunit SecE produces the protein MAKKKDSFFSGVSKEFKKIQWPVKKTTLEYTLLVIAISVATAVAIWGLDKIFHFLLSTIM, from the coding sequence ATGGCTAAGAAAAAAGATTCTTTCTTCTCAGGAGTTAGCAAAGAATTCAAAAAAATCCAATGGCCTGTCAAGAAGACTACTTTAGAGTATACTCTATTAGTAATCGCCATCAGTGTAGCTACAGCAGTTGCAATCTGGGGACTTGATAAGATATTCCATTTCCTACTTTCAACAATAATGTAG
- the nusG gene encoding transcription termination/antitermination protein NusG, protein MTDSLNFEANKEEEKEALLTEIEKNARWYVVHTYTGYENRVADKIQMMIDNEQNPDIIDVTVPTEEYVEVKNNEKKVKTRKLFPGYVMVKMNVTSKSWYIIRNTQGVTGFVGPDGDPVPLTKAEVRKFGVKEKEPVFNINVKPGDDVNIIAGPFKDFVAKIEEIDMEKGNIKAYVDMFGRDTLIDLEFSDIEEI, encoded by the coding sequence ATGACTGATTCTTTAAACTTTGAAGCTAATAAAGAAGAAGAAAAGGAAGCTTTATTAACCGAGATAGAAAAAAATGCTAGATGGTATGTAGTTCACACCTATACTGGCTATGAAAATAGGGTTGCTGATAAAATTCAAATGATGATTGATAATGAGCAAAACCCAGACATTATAGATGTGACTGTGCCAACAGAAGAGTATGTCGAGGTTAAGAACAACGAAAAGAAAGTAAAGACTAGAAAGTTATTTCCGGGTTATGTAATGGTCAAAATGAACGTTACAAGTAAGTCTTGGTATATAATAAGAAATACCCAAGGCGTTACAGGTTTTGTTGGTCCTGATGGAGATCCAGTTCCATTAACAAAAGCTGAAGTTAGAAAATTCGGTGTTAAGGAAAAAGAACCTGTATTTAATATCAACGTTAAACCAGGCGATGACGTAAATATCATTGCAGGCCCATTCAAAGATTTTGTCGCAAAAATCGAAGAAATCGACATGGAAAAGGGCAATATCAAAGCATATGTAGATATGTTTGGTCGTGATACATTAATCGACCTAGAATTCAGTGATATAGAAGAAATTTAG
- the rplK gene encoding 50S ribosomal protein L11 gives MAEKDIKAIVKLQVPAGAASPAPPVGTALGPHGINIMEFVQAFNAKTADQAGMIIPVEMTIYADRTFKFITKTPPAPVLIKKAINLAKGSGEPNKNKVGSIKRSQLEEIAKTKMEDLNAASLEAAVSMIAGTARSMGVTVED, from the coding sequence ATGGCAGAAAAAGATATAAAAGCGATAGTAAAATTACAAGTACCAGCAGGAGCTGCATCACCAGCACCACCAGTAGGAACCGCACTAGGTCCTCACGGAATCAACATTATGGAATTCGTTCAAGCATTTAATGCTAAGACAGCTGACCAAGCTGGAATGATTATACCGGTTGAAATGACTATTTATGCGGATAGGACATTCAAATTTATAACAAAAACACCACCAGCACCAGTATTAATCAAAAAAGCTATCAACCTAGCAAAAGGTTCAGGCGAACCAAACAAAAACAAGGTTGGATCAATTAAGAGAAGCCAACTTGAAGAAATTGCTAAGACTAAGATGGAAGATCTTAACGCTGCAAGCCTAGAAGCTGCAGTAAGCATGATAGCAGGAACAGCAAGAAGTATGGGAGTCACTGTAGAAGATTAG
- the rplA gene encoding 50S ribosomal protein L1 yields MAKRGKKYLESKASYDSTKEYELNEALEIVEKNAKAKFDETVEIHFNLGVDSRHADQQVRGTVILPHGTGKVQRVLAFVKDDRIDEALAAGADYAGNEEYAEKIQKDGWLDFDVVIATPDMMATVGRLGRVLGPQGLMPNPKTGTVTNDVKQAIEDIKAGKVEYRTDKANLIHVPAGKVSFGVEKLSDNIKALVGEVVKAKPAAAKGKYIKSITVASTMGPGVKLQAGRASELVETK; encoded by the coding sequence ATGGCTAAAAGAGGAAAAAAATATTTAGAATCAAAAGCTTCATATGATTCTACAAAAGAATATGAATTAAACGAAGCACTTGAAATTGTTGAAAAAAATGCAAAGGCAAAATTTGATGAAACTGTTGAAATTCACTTCAACCTTGGTGTTGACAGCAGACACGCTGACCAACAAGTTAGGGGTACAGTTATTTTGCCACACGGTACAGGTAAGGTACAAAGAGTACTTGCTTTCGTAAAAGACGATAGAATAGACGAAGCTCTTGCAGCAGGAGCTGACTATGCAGGTAATGAAGAATACGCTGAAAAGATCCAAAAAGATGGTTGGTTAGACTTTGACGTAGTAATTGCTACACCAGACATGATGGCTACAGTAGGTAGACTTGGTAGGGTACTTGGTCCACAAGGCCTAATGCCAAATCCAAAAACTGGTACAGTAACAAACGACGTTAAACAAGCAATCGAAGACATCAAAGCTGGTAAGGTTGAGTATAGAACAGACAAGGCTAACTTAATCCACGTTCCAGCTGGTAAGGTATCTTTCGGAGTTGAAAAACTTTCTGACAACATCAAAGCTCTAGTTGGAGAAGTTGTTAAGGCTAAACCTGCAGCAGCAAAGGGTAAGTATATTAAATCAATCACAGTAGCATCAACAATGGGACCTGGTGTAAAATTACAAGCAGGTAGAGCTAGCGAATTAGTTGAAACAAAATAA
- the rplJ gene encoding 50S ribosomal protein L10: MSEKAIAAKQLIVNEIKEKIEGAQSVTLVGFNGMDVKEITDLRDKFREKEAEYKVYKNTMMRFAFQELGYDELIEELKGANALVFSKHDLVDGPKIAVDYRKEDEKNEEKLVLKAGIVEGKYQNSQQMMAIATLPATEVLHSMLANVLQAPIRTLAGDLNNTISKLAIALNEVASKKENEAA; this comes from the coding sequence GTGAGCGAAAAAGCTATAGCAGCTAAACAGTTGATAGTTAACGAAATCAAAGAAAAAATCGAAGGTGCACAATCAGTGACACTTGTAGGTTTTAACGGCATGGACGTTAAGGAAATCACAGATCTACGTGATAAATTCAGAGAAAAAGAAGCTGAATACAAAGTGTACAAAAATACAATGATGAGATTTGCTTTCCAAGAACTAGGCTACGATGAATTAATCGAAGAGCTTAAAGGAGCAAACGCCCTAGTATTTTCTAAACACGACCTTGTAGACGGTCCAAAGATCGCAGTTGACTACAGAAAAGAAGACGAAAAAAACGAAGAAAAATTAGTTTTAAAAGCAGGTATTGTTGAAGGTAAGTATCAAAATAGCCAACAAATGATGGCAATAGCTACATTACCAGCTACAGAAGTTCTACACTCTATGCTTGCAAATGTATTACAAGCACCAATCAGAACTCTTGCAGGAGATCTTAACAACACAATATCTAAACTTGCAATCGCACTTAATGAAGTGGCAAGCAAAAAAGAAAACGAAGCAGCATAA
- the rplL gene encoding 50S ribosomal protein L7/L12, translating to MASEKVTNLLEEIKNLTVLELSELVKAIEEEFDVSAQAAVAVAAPAAGGAAGEAAAEKSEFDVVLKSAGQSKINVIKVVKDVAGLGLKEAKALVDGAPGNVLEGVAKDKAEEVKAALEEAGAEVELA from the coding sequence ATGGCATCAGAAAAAGTAACAAACCTATTAGAAGAAATCAAAAATCTTACAGTTCTTGAACTTTCAGAACTAGTTAAAGCAATCGAAGAAGAATTTGACGTATCTGCACAAGCAGCAGTAGCAGTAGCAGCTCCAGCAGCAGGCGGAGCAGCTGGTGAAGCAGCAGCAGAAAAATCAGAATTTGACGTAGTTCTTAAATCAGCTGGTCAATCAAAAATCAACGTAATCAAAGTTGTTAAAGACGTGGCTGGTCTTGGACTAAAAGAAGCTAAGGCTCTAGTTGACGGAGCTCCAGGCAACGTTCTTGAAGGCGTAGCTAAAGATAAGGCTGAAGAAGTTAAAGCAGCTCTTGAAGAAGCAGGCGCTGAAGTAGAATTAGCATAA
- a CDS encoding Fur family transcriptional regulator — translation MHDLIESLRDADSDKRINTLKEILQDKKIRVSHQRLLILDYLITHPIHPTADKIYKDLMEKDPVISQATVYNSLNLFVSHNLVKELDFNMASKRYEFKRPSHGHFICESCGKIKDLEILDIEKPPMLKDYTIDTTEVIYRGICPDCK, via the coding sequence ATGCACGATTTAATAGAAAGTTTAAGGGACGCTGATTCCGATAAAAGAATAAATACTCTCAAAGAAATCCTCCAAGATAAAAAAATAAGGGTTTCTCACCAGAGACTTTTGATATTGGACTACCTAATAACCCATCCTATCCATCCTACAGCCGACAAGATTTACAAGGACCTTATGGAAAAAGACCCGGTTATTAGTCAGGCAACTGTATATAACAGCTTGAATTTATTCGTATCTCACAATCTTGTAAAAGAGTTAGATTTCAATATGGCTTCAAAAAGATACGAATTTAAAAGGCCAAGCCACGGCCATTTTATTTGTGAATCTTGTGGTAAAATCAAGGACTTAGAAATCCTTGATATAGAAAAACCACCTATGCTAAAAGATTATACTATAGACACTACTGAAGTAATCTACAGGGGAATATGCCCTGATTGTAAGTAA
- a CDS encoding YeiH family protein — MKKIISYLPGLTLALVIAYIAQFIENILPQHVIGGSVIALFIGMFLNTIIDTEKTLKSGITFTSKRLLKFAIILFGASLNISIVLNVGKLSIYVMIFTLLTCFGGGYFIGKALGLNWKMSNLISAGTGICGGSAIAAIAPVIEAEDTDIAYAMSATFLFDMLMIIAFPIMGRAMGLSDMAYGLWTGTAVNDTSSVVAAGFAYSDAAGDFATMVKLTRTLSIIPVVLIFRMIHHRLEVKKMGHEYVEKKFTISSIVPFFILGFLAMVMLNSLGFISENLSMTLKTISKFLMVAALAAIGLNTKYRDMKKAGINPMIHGFIISLLVVIVAIAVIYFMGLV; from the coding sequence ATGAAAAAAATAATATCATACTTACCAGGTCTGACCTTGGCTCTGGTAATTGCATATATAGCACAATTTATAGAAAATATCCTACCACAACACGTAATTGGTGGATCAGTAATCGCTTTATTTATAGGAATGTTTTTAAACACAATAATAGATACAGAAAAAACTCTAAAATCGGGAATTACCTTTACCTCCAAAAGGCTTTTAAAATTTGCTATTATTCTTTTTGGTGCAAGCCTTAATATAAGTATTGTTTTAAATGTTGGAAAATTATCAATATATGTAATGATATTTACTCTTCTAACATGTTTTGGTGGTGGATATTTTATAGGAAAAGCTTTGGGTCTTAACTGGAAAATGTCAAACCTTATTTCTGCAGGAACAGGCATTTGCGGAGGTTCTGCCATAGCAGCCATTGCTCCTGTGATTGAAGCAGAAGATACAGATATTGCTTACGCTATGAGCGCTACATTTTTATTTGATATGTTAATGATAATAGCCTTTCCTATTATGGGTAGGGCAATGGGTCTATCTGACATGGCTTATGGGCTTTGGACGGGAACAGCTGTAAATGATACATCAAGTGTAGTTGCAGCAGGTTTTGCATATTCGGATGCGGCAGGGGACTTTGCAACTATGGTCAAGCTTACAAGGACTCTTTCAATTATCCCAGTTGTTTTAATTTTTAGAATGATTCACCATAGGTTAGAAGTAAAGAAAATGGGCCATGAATATGTAGAAAAGAAGTTTACAATTTCTTCTATAGTACCATTTTTCATACTCGGTTTTTTAGCTATGGTTATGTTGAATTCCCTTGGATTTATATCAGAAAATTTGTCTATGACTCTAAAGACAATTTCAAAATTTTTGATGGTGGCAGCCCTTGCTGCAATCGGATTAAATACCAAATATAGGGATATGAAAAAAGCAGGGATTAATCCTATGATTCACGGCTTTATAATCTCACTTTTAGTTGTAATTGTAGCAATAGCAGTAATTTATTTTATGGGTTTAGTTTAA
- the ypfJ gene encoding KPN_02809 family neutral zinc metallopeptidase, with product MKWKDRRRSSNVNRGQRAPLAVGGGLGGIVLILVLYFLGVYPSVITNQNQQISPNTQIESQEVSRQRETLEDFLSVILADTEDVWHEKFNEANAHYKEPHMTLYQDTTRTGCGIAQSRMGPFYCPVDEKIYFDVSFYDDMKTRFGGGGDFALAYVLAHEVGHHVQNQLGIIDQTNKLRQKLSETEYNKISVAQELQADYFAGVFAYYVQEKGYLDEGDIEEAMGAASAIGDDRIQEMAGMDVNVDFFTHGSSAQRKEAFELGFKYHDFDHSMKFFNDLKN from the coding sequence ATGAAATGGAAAGATAGAAGGCGATCTTCTAATGTTAATAGGGGCCAAAGGGCTCCCCTAGCTGTTGGCGGTGGTCTAGGTGGAATTGTGTTAATCCTTGTCTTGTATTTCCTTGGTGTGTATCCAAGTGTAATTACAAATCAAAACCAACAGATTAGTCCAAACACCCAAATCGAATCCCAGGAAGTTTCTAGGCAAAGAGAAACTCTAGAAGATTTTCTTTCAGTAATATTAGCTGATACCGAGGATGTCTGGCACGAAAAATTTAATGAAGCAAACGCCCACTACAAGGAACCACATATGACCCTCTATCAAGATACAACAAGGACTGGTTGTGGTATAGCTCAATCTAGGATGGGTCCCTTCTATTGTCCAGTTGACGAGAAAATATATTTCGATGTTAGCTTTTATGACGATATGAAGACAAGGTTCGGAGGTGGAGGTGACTTTGCCTTAGCTTATGTTCTTGCCCACGAAGTTGGCCACCATGTTCAAAACCAACTCGGTATAATAGATCAGACTAATAAACTAAGGCAAAAACTCTCAGAAACCGAGTATAACAAGATCTCTGTCGCCCAAGAGCTCCAAGCAGATTATTTCGCAGGGGTCTTTGCCTACTATGTCCAAGAAAAGGGATACTTAGACGAGGGTGATATTGAGGAAGCTATGGGGGCTGCTTCAGCTATAGGAGATGACAGAATCCAGGAAATGGCAGGTATGGATGTAAATGTTGATTTCTTCACCCACGGTTCTTCAGCCCAAAGAAAAGAAGCCTTTGAACTTGGTTTTAAATACCACGATTTTGACCATTCGATGAAGTTTTTTAATGATTTGAAAAATTAG
- the tuf gene encoding elongation factor Tu produces the protein MSKQTFERSKPHINIGTIGHVDHGKTTTTAAITQALNKKYGTGEYIDYEHIDKAPEERERGITINTSVVEYETQKRHYAHIDAPGHADYVKNMITGAAQMDGAIIVVSAADGPMPQTREHILLARQVGIPKIAVFLNKEDQVDDPELIELVEMEVRDLLNEYDFDGDNCPVVVGSALKSLEEGGEGPWSDKILELMDAVDEYFDIPERDNDQPFLMPVEDVMTISGRGTVATGRVEKGTLKVGDTVEIVGLTEKTSQAVVTGVEMFHKQLEQAESGDNVGVLLRGVQRNEISRGQVLAKPGSVHPHTEFEGQVYVLTKEEGGRHTPFFSGYRPQFFFRTTDVTGDIQLEDGVEMVMPGDNATFKITLQKPIALEEGLRFAVREGGRTVASGVVSKIVK, from the coding sequence ATGAGCAAACAAACATTTGAAAGAAGCAAACCACATATTAATATTGGTACCATCGGCCACGTAGACCACGGTAAAACAACAACAACAGCAGCAATCACACAAGCCCTAAACAAAAAATACGGCACAGGTGAATACATCGACTACGAACACATCGATAAAGCTCCAGAAGAAAGAGAACGTGGAATCACAATCAACACATCTGTAGTAGAATACGAAACACAAAAAAGACACTACGCACACATCGACGCTCCAGGCCACGCTGACTACGTTAAAAACATGATTACAGGTGCAGCACAAATGGACGGTGCAATCATCGTAGTATCTGCAGCAGACGGTCCAATGCCACAAACAAGAGAACACATCCTACTAGCAAGACAGGTAGGTATACCAAAAATCGCAGTATTCTTAAACAAAGAAGACCAAGTAGATGACCCAGAACTAATCGAACTAGTAGAAATGGAAGTAAGAGACCTACTAAACGAATACGACTTCGACGGCGACAACTGCCCAGTAGTAGTAGGATCAGCACTAAAATCACTAGAAGAAGGTGGAGAAGGTCCATGGTCAGACAAAATCCTAGAACTAATGGACGCCGTAGATGAATACTTCGACATCCCAGAAAGAGACAACGACCAACCATTCCTAATGCCAGTAGAAGACGTAATGACAATCTCAGGACGTGGAACAGTAGCAACAGGAAGAGTAGAAAAAGGAACATTAAAAGTAGGTGACACAGTAGAAATCGTAGGCCTAACAGAAAAGACATCTCAAGCAGTAGTAACAGGTGTAGAAATGTTCCACAAACAACTAGAACAAGCTGAATCAGGCGACAACGTAGGAGTTCTTTTAAGAGGCGTTCAAAGAAACGAAATCTCAAGAGGACAAGTACTAGCAAAACCAGGTTCAGTACACCCACACACAGAATTCGAAGGTCAAGTATACGTACTAACCAAAGAAGAAGGTGGACGTCATACTCCATTCTTCTCAGGCTACAGACCACAATTCTTCTTCAGAACAACAGATGTTACAGGTGACATCCAACTAGAAGACGGAGTAGAAATGGTAATGCCAGGAGACAACGCAACATTCAAAATCACACTTCAAAAGCCAATCGCCCTAGAAGAAGGACTAAGATTCGCTGTACGTGAAGGTGGTAGAACAGTAGCATCAGGAGTTGTTTCTAAAATCGTTAAATAA
- a CDS encoding putative glycoside hydrolase produces the protein MFKKKTFLGIFLICILIFAGCAKKNKVAENDKLKEALESSENIEKKISKKKKPTKNKIGVPYEIGVTPDDYNMDYDTSRLLSLEDKKSKYYPKDGVRGLYFNSGSINNPEVYDRIVGLIENSNLNAVVIDVKDDWGNITVNFDTDNEDIQYANTKLLDAESLISDLHSRGIYVIGRITTFKDSIITKKHPEWGFTRDDGSLWANGRGEVFMNPFLKEVQDYNIEIGELAAEAGFDEIQYDYVRFAEGFETFGDTLSYSRGEYENKPMDEGDKRVSAITGYVRKARESISAYGLPVAIDVFGYALQAGRASGIGQDFSEISNEADIMCSMIYPSHWGPYSFDIEKPDLEPYELVTRYLKEEQAIFKDLEHKPQSRPWIQDFTASWIGEGNWMVYDADAVQAQVDAIYESGQREYLIWNATNTYSEGVDY, from the coding sequence ATGTTTAAGAAAAAAACTTTTCTTGGTATTTTTTTGATATGTATTTTAATTTTTGCTGGTTGTGCCAAAAAAAATAAAGTCGCAGAAAATGATAAGTTAAAAGAGGCGCTTGAGAGCAGTGAAAATATTGAAAAGAAGATATCGAAAAAGAAAAAGCCGACGAAAAATAAAATAGGAGTTCCCTATGAAATAGGGGTTACACCAGATGATTACAATATGGACTATGATACTTCAAGACTCTTATCTTTAGAGGATAAGAAGAGTAAGTATTACCCAAAAGACGGAGTTAGAGGCCTTTATTTTAATTCTGGTTCTATAAATAATCCGGAAGTTTACGATAGGATTGTAGGATTGATTGAGAATTCTAATCTTAATGCGGTTGTTATCGACGTTAAGGACGACTGGGGCAATATTACTGTAAACTTTGATACAGATAATGAGGATATCCAGTATGCCAATACAAAACTTCTAGATGCTGAAAGTTTGATTTCAGATCTTCATTCCAGAGGAATTTATGTTATAGGCAGAATTACAACTTTTAAAGATTCTATTATTACAAAAAAACATCCTGAATGGGGTTTTACTAGAGATGATGGAAGTCTTTGGGCCAACGGTCGTGGGGAAGTATTTATGAATCCTTTCTTAAAGGAAGTTCAAGATTACAACATTGAAATTGGTGAACTTGCAGCTGAAGCTGGTTTTGATGAAATTCAATACGACTATGTTAGATTTGCTGAAGGTTTTGAAACTTTTGGTGATACTCTTTCTTATTCTAGGGGTGAGTATGAAAACAAACCTATGGATGAAGGAGATAAGAGGGTTTCAGCTATTACTGGCTATGTAAGAAAAGCGCGTGAATCAATTTCAGCCTACGGTCTTCCTGTAGCTATAGATGTCTTTGGTTATGCCCTACAGGCAGGACGTGCAAGCGGTATAGGCCAAGATTTTTCGGAAATTTCCAATGAAGCTGATATAATGTGCTCCATGATTTACCCATCTCACTGGGGTCCTTATTCCTTTGACATAGAAAAGCCAGACCTTGAGCCTTATGAGCTCGTAACAAGATACCTAAAAGAAGAACAGGCTATTTTTAAAGATCTAGAACACAAACCGCAGTCTCGTCCTTGGATTCAGGATTTTACAGCTTCCTGGATTGGTGAAGGCAATTGGATGGTTTATGATGCTGATGCAGTTCAAGCTCAGGTGGATGCAATATATGAGTCAGGCCAGAGAGAATATTTAATATGGAACGCAACCAATACTTATTCCGAAGGTGTTGATTATTAA
- a CDS encoding AraC family transcriptional regulator, giving the protein MENNNDQILEEENSLNNLDVKILDAQKNTYNQKVSNRIQFHPFTYFYYLAEGFGKLSIESEMVEVHAGDLIIINSNIGHTMYLDKDIANIKYFGFGIESISIAGLVDDAAKAINYFHIDNRDKSLKFEDYFEDIYNEYKGNDIFSNSLANAVASTLVINLLRKYRKSITVKHDKKINRQIDYIKSYIDTNYNEDIKLEDLSSMAYMNKFHLISEFKQSYRITPIEYLILKRIEISKNLLISTNHTMEEISALVGFNSQSYFNQVFKKKVGQTPSQFRRKHRL; this is encoded by the coding sequence ATGGAAAATAATAATGATCAAATATTAGAAGAAGAAAATAGTCTAAATAATTTGGATGTAAAAATACTTGATGCTCAAAAAAATACCTATAATCAAAAAGTTTCTAACAGGATTCAATTTCATCCTTTTACCTATTTTTATTACCTAGCAGAAGGATTTGGAAAACTATCTATAGAAAGTGAGATGGTAGAAGTTCATGCTGGAGACCTAATAATCATAAATTCAAACATCGGTCATACAATGTATCTCGATAAGGATATTGCTAATATAAAATATTTTGGCTTTGGTATCGAATCTATATCCATAGCAGGACTTGTGGATGATGCTGCGAAAGCAATTAATTATTTTCATATAGATAATAGGGATAAAAGTCTTAAGTTTGAAGATTATTTTGAAGATATTTATAATGAATACAAGGGAAATGACATCTTCTCAAATAGCCTAGCAAATGCAGTTGCATCCACCCTTGTAATCAACCTTCTAAGAAAATACAGAAAATCTATCACAGTCAAACACGATAAAAAAATTAATAGACAGATAGATTATATAAAATCATATATTGATACAAACTATAATGAAGACATAAAGCTTGAAGACCTATCATCAATGGCCTATATGAATAAATTCCACCTCATTTCAGAATTCAAACAATCCTACAGGATAACTCCGATAGAATATTTAATTTTAAAAAGAATAGAAATTTCCAAAAACTTATTAATTTCAACCAACCACACCATGGAGGAAATTTCTGCCCTTGTAGGTTTTAATTCACAATCCTACTTTAACCAAGTTTTCAAGAAAAAAGTAGGCCAAACTCCTTCTCAATTTAGGAGAAAACACAGATTATAA